One genomic region from Jilunia laotingensis encodes:
- the cobM gene encoding precorrin-4 C(11)-methyltransferase — protein MKIAIILISETSLAMAQTLQKELPLSAIFSASQVISEQGCRYIDSIQMFVSEAFTNYDAFIFIGAMGICVRSIAPCVKDKHTDPAVICVDSTGRYAISVLSGHIGGANELTKQVADILGAESVITTQSDRTGLWALDTLDKQFGWYTAISKNTEMNKVISLFVNKAPTALLLDVRDKGTDFLERTCPQHVDIYYEINDIPSDNRYQLLIAVTPYRYDHHLPVLYFVPKVMHIGLGCAHNADPAGPLEGIRNILSDARIFPESICTVSSIEEKRNELLLKRMAETYETLFYTAAELKEIEVPHPSEIVMKHMGTPSVCEASALLSSGGVELIISKQKGPDYTVAIAMDIAAKRCGHIEIVGAGPGDPELVSVRGHRMLEEADLILYAGSLVPRELTLCAKEGVTVRSSASMTLEEQFALMKEFYDRGKFIVRLHTGDPCIYGAIQEQMNFFDQYKMSYHITPGISSFQAAAAALRSQFTIPEKVQTIILTRGEGRTPMPEKEKLHLLARSQSTMCIFLSAGIVDEVQKELMEHYPPTTPVAACYHLTWKDEHIYRGELKDLAAIVNDNGLTLTTMLVVGDAIDNREGLSRLYSHEFKHIYRK, from the coding sequence ATGAAAATTGCTATCATACTTATTTCAGAAACAAGTCTGGCTATGGCGCAGACGCTTCAAAAAGAACTTCCCCTTTCGGCAATATTCTCCGCTTCCCAAGTTATTTCGGAGCAGGGATGCCGTTACATCGATTCCATACAAATGTTCGTATCCGAAGCTTTCACCAATTACGATGCATTTATCTTTATCGGTGCAATGGGCATTTGCGTCCGGTCAATCGCTCCCTGTGTTAAAGACAAGCATACCGATCCGGCAGTAATATGCGTAGACAGCACAGGGCGCTATGCGATTTCAGTTTTATCGGGGCACATCGGAGGAGCAAACGAACTGACTAAGCAAGTTGCGGATATATTGGGAGCAGAATCTGTTATTACCACCCAAAGCGACCGTACGGGACTTTGGGCACTCGACACATTGGACAAGCAATTCGGTTGGTATACTGCAATAAGCAAAAATACCGAAATGAACAAAGTGATCAGCCTGTTTGTCAACAAAGCCCCGACCGCACTTCTACTCGATGTACGCGATAAAGGAACCGATTTTTTAGAACGTACTTGTCCACAGCACGTAGATATCTATTATGAAATAAACGATATCCCGTCGGACAACCGCTATCAACTGCTAATCGCTGTCACTCCATATAGATATGATCACCATTTACCCGTCCTATATTTTGTACCGAAAGTCATGCATATAGGACTGGGATGTGCCCATAATGCCGATCCCGCTGGTCCTTTGGAAGGGATTAGAAATATCCTGTCCGATGCTCGCATTTTTCCTGAAAGCATCTGCACGGTATCTTCCATAGAAGAAAAACGTAATGAACTTCTTTTGAAAAGGATGGCTGAAACCTATGAAACCCTATTCTATACAGCCGCAGAATTAAAAGAGATAGAAGTCCCCCACCCTAGTGAAATCGTAATGAAGCACATGGGTACTCCCAGCGTTTGCGAAGCATCCGCATTGCTTTCGTCCGGTGGAGTGGAATTAATTATTTCCAAACAAAAAGGCCCTGACTATACCGTGGCGATAGCAATGGATATTGCAGCCAAGCGGTGCGGTCATATTGAAATTGTAGGTGCGGGGCCGGGTGATCCAGAACTGGTTTCAGTACGCGGACACCGAATGTTGGAAGAGGCCGACCTGATACTTTATGCCGGAAGTCTTGTACCCAGAGAACTGACTTTATGTGCTAAAGAGGGTGTTACGGTACGCAGTTCCGCTTCTATGACCCTTGAAGAGCAATTCGCCCTGATGAAAGAGTTTTACGATCGTGGCAAATTCATTGTCCGTCTGCATACGGGTGATCCATGCATATATGGTGCGATTCAGGAACAGATGAACTTTTTCGATCAATACAAGATGAGCTATCATATCACTCCGGGTATTTCTTCTTTCCAAGCTGCGGCTGCCGCATTGCGTTCACAGTTTACCATACCCGAGAAAGTGCAGACCATCATCCTGACCCGTGGCGAAGGCCGCACCCCGATGCCCGAGAAAGAGAAGCTCCATCTGTTAGCCCGATCCCAAAGTACGATGTGTATTTTCCTGAGTGCCGGCATTGTCGATGAAGTTCAGAAGGAGTTAATGGAACACTATCCACCTACGACTCCTGTTGCCGCCTGTTACCACCTGACCTGGAAAGACGAACACATTTACAGAGGTGAACTGAAAGACCTTGCAGCTATCGTAAATGACAATGGGCTAACACTAACGACTATGCTTGTCGTAGGGGATGCCATTGACAACCGGGAAGGGTTATCCCGCCTTTATTCACACGAATTCAAACATATATACCGTAAATGA
- the cobJ gene encoding precorrin-3B C(17)-methyltransferase has product MQKIKTDGNGSHSKIIIAGLGPGSLTDITPAALDALSAADVVVGYKYYFQFIRDIIRPDTKCIDTGMKRERQRAEQAFELAEQGNTVCVISSGDAGIYGMAPLIYEMKKERNSDIEIITLPGISAFQKAASLLGAPMGHDFCVISLSDLMTPWERIERRIIAATQADFVTAVYNPKSEGRYWQLYRLKELFLREGRSPETPVGYIRQAGREEESIFLTTLTEFDPEKVDMFTIVIIGNSQTYRFNEHMITPRGYYREAKTENTGIGQDIMIRSFRTIERELKNRAIPLDHKWALLHAIHTTADFDMEQLLYTDPEAVSTLYNAFAEGRIKTIITDVTMAASGIRKGALQRLGTEVKCYLPDERVAVLAKEKNITRTQAGIRLAVEEHPDALFVFGNAPTALMELCELVRKEKAHPAGIIAAPVGFVHVQESKHMTKPFVHIPKLIVEGRKGGSNLAATLVNSILCYDDAEQLKPGRDV; this is encoded by the coding sequence ATGCAAAAGATAAAGACTGACGGGAATGGATCACATTCAAAAATAATCATTGCCGGACTGGGGCCGGGAAGTTTGACGGACATCACTCCTGCGGCACTCGATGCCCTTTCGGCCGCGGATGTAGTCGTGGGCTATAAATACTATTTCCAATTTATCCGTGACATAATAAGACCGGATACAAAATGCATCGATACCGGTATGAAGCGCGAACGCCAACGGGCAGAGCAGGCTTTCGAACTGGCAGAGCAAGGGAATACGGTATGCGTCATCAGCTCCGGTGATGCAGGAATCTACGGCATGGCACCCCTTATTTATGAGATGAAGAAAGAAAGGAACAGTGACATAGAAATCATCACCCTTCCCGGTATCAGTGCCTTCCAAAAGGCGGCATCCCTGTTGGGTGCCCCGATGGGACACGATTTTTGCGTGATTTCCCTTTCGGATCTGATGACTCCCTGGGAACGTATCGAACGCCGCATCATTGCCGCCACACAAGCTGATTTTGTAACGGCCGTTTACAATCCGAAAAGCGAAGGTCGCTATTGGCAGCTCTACCGGCTTAAAGAACTTTTCTTACGCGAAGGGCGTTCACCGGAAACACCGGTAGGATACATCCGCCAGGCAGGACGGGAAGAAGAAAGTATCTTCCTCACCACACTCACCGAATTCGATCCCGAAAAGGTCGACATGTTCACCATCGTCATTATTGGAAATTCACAGACTTACCGGTTCAACGAACATATGATTACCCCGAGAGGCTACTATCGCGAAGCAAAAACAGAAAATACGGGGATCGGACAAGACATCATGATACGAAGCTTCCGCACCATCGAACGGGAACTGAAAAACAGGGCTATCCCCTTAGATCATAAATGGGCTTTGCTACATGCCATCCATACAACTGCCGATTTCGATATGGAGCAACTCCTTTACACTGATCCGGAAGCTGTATCCACCCTTTACAACGCCTTTGCAGAGGGTCGGATAAAAACCATCATAACGGATGTCACTATGGCAGCATCCGGCATCCGTAAAGGAGCTTTGCAACGGCTGGGCACAGAAGTTAAATGTTATTTGCCCGATGAACGGGTAGCTGTACTGGCAAAGGAGAAAAATATCACCCGTACTCAAGCCGGCATCCGCCTGGCTGTGGAAGAACACCCGGATGCACTTTTTGTATTCGGCAATGCTCCAACGGCATTGATGGAACTTTGTGAACTGGTTCGTAAAGAGAAAGCTCACCCTGCCGGAATCATTGCAGCACCGGTAGGATTCGTACACGTGCAGGAGTCCAAACACATGACAAAACCATTCGTACATATTCCCAAACTGATTGTGGAAGGACGAAAAGGAGGCAGTAATCTGGCAGCTACGCTGGTAAACTCGATACTCTGTTACGATGATGCAGAACAACTGAAGCCTGGGAGGGACGTATAA
- the cbiE gene encoding precorrin-6y C5,15-methyltransferase (decarboxylating) subunit CbiE yields the protein MNRTRFIIIGLDDNRQQFFPPEVERIIKGSSVFSGGLRHREIVANLLPKDAQWIDITVPLDNVFARYEPHEQIVVFASGDPLFFGFANTIRKRLPEAILKIYPAFNSLQTLAHRLLMPYDDMRIVSLTGRPWQELDRALIERAVKIGVLTDREHTPATIAQRMLEYGYTNYRMCIGEHLGNRDKERIRQLSPQEATSTRFEHPNNLILHCDGWKKASNLSTDPLNLHCESSTLPKFRPFGIPDECFEHLDGREKMITKAAIRLLTLRELELSRHHSLWDIGFCTGSISIEARLQFPHLSVTAFEIRPEGEMLMNINSRRFGVPGITVHIGDFMDAGLDAYPRPDAVFIGGHGGRLKEMIKRIYEVLLPNGTLVFNSVTEESRKLFMESTQVTGFSPCTAISISLNEYNPIHILKVTKP from the coding sequence ATGAACCGGACACGTTTTATTATCATTGGACTGGATGACAACCGGCAGCAATTTTTCCCTCCGGAAGTAGAACGGATTATCAAAGGGAGCAGTGTGTTTTCCGGAGGTTTACGACACCGGGAAATAGTTGCCAACCTCCTTCCGAAGGACGCACAGTGGATTGACATTACGGTTCCTTTGGACAATGTATTTGCCCGTTACGAACCTCATGAACAAATAGTAGTCTTCGCCTCCGGTGATCCTTTATTCTTCGGCTTTGCCAATACCATCCGAAAACGGCTACCGGAAGCCATTTTAAAAATATATCCCGCTTTTAACTCTTTGCAGACGCTTGCTCATCGCTTGCTGATGCCTTACGATGACATGCGCATCGTCTCCCTGACGGGAAGGCCGTGGCAAGAACTGGACAGGGCATTGATAGAACGTGCCGTTAAAATCGGAGTCCTTACCGACCGGGAACATACACCGGCAACGATTGCGCAACGAATGCTGGAATATGGTTATACAAATTACAGAATGTGCATTGGCGAACATCTCGGTAATCGTGACAAAGAGCGTATCCGGCAACTCTCTCCGCAGGAGGCAACCAGCACCCGGTTCGAGCATCCCAACAACTTGATTCTTCATTGTGACGGTTGGAAAAAGGCTTCAAACCTATCGACAGACCCTCTGAACCTACATTGTGAAAGCAGTACTTTACCCAAATTCCGTCCGTTCGGTATTCCCGATGAATGCTTCGAACATCTTGACGGCCGTGAAAAGATGATAACCAAAGCTGCCATTCGTCTGCTCACCTTGCGTGAACTAGAACTTTCACGCCATCATTCATTGTGGGACATAGGTTTCTGTACCGGTTCCATATCCATCGAAGCCCGGTTGCAATTTCCACATCTCTCCGTTACCGCCTTCGAAATCCGCCCCGAAGGAGAAATGCTGATGAATATTAATTCCAGACGTTTCGGTGTCCCGGGAATAACGGTTCATATCGGAGACTTTATGGATGCCGGACTGGATGCATATCCCCGACCTGATGCCGTATTTATCGGTGGGCACGGAGGACGATTGAAAGAAATGATAAAACGTATATACGAGGTACTGCTCCCTAACGGTACGCTGGTATTCAATTCCGTTACAGAGGAAAGTCGCAAGCTTTTCATGGAAAGTACACAGGTAACGGGGTTCAGTCCCTGCACTGCCATAAGCATTTCACTCAACGAATACAATCCGATTCACATATTAAAGGTAACCAAGCCATGA